A single genomic interval of Juglans regia cultivar Chandler chromosome 1, Walnut 2.0, whole genome shotgun sequence harbors:
- the LOC109001314 gene encoding probable inactive shikimate kinase like 1, chloroplastic produces the protein MELLTLHSSCSGLQLSTPSLHFQAVPRSFGLPSFPHSLSTRHNPSLFRFHPPLSASLPSRAPFPNSLSSICSVANDGTLLSTTKDAVIDPSFAVKNKAMDMSTELKGTSIFLVGMKSSIKTSLGKLLADALRYYYFDSDSLVEEAAGGASAVKSFKESDKKGFHESETEVLKQLSSMGRLVVCAGDGAVQSSTNLAFLRHGISIWIDVPLDMVARGVFENQSQLSDSELFASEAYSEVLTQLTTLYEETRGGYATADATVSLQKVACQLGYDDLDAVTTENMTLEVLKEIEKLTRVKKMMESAARPF, from the exons ATGGAGCTCCTAACCTTGCACTCCTCCTGCAGTGGCCTCCAATTGAGTACTCCGTCGCTCCATTTTCAAGCGGTACCTCGGAGTTTCGGCCTCCCCAGCTTCCCACATTCCTTATCCACTCGTCACAATCCCAGCCTCTTCCGCTTCCACCCACCTCTTTCTGCATCCCTTCCGTCTCGCGCTCCCTTCCCAAATTCTCTCTCCTCAATTTGCTCTGTGGCCAACGATGGCACTCTCC TTTCAACGACAAAGGATGCTGTGATTGATCCCTCTTTTGCAGTGAAG AACAAAGCAATGGATATGTCTACAGAACTGAAAGGAACTTCAATATTTCTAGTGG GAATGAAAAGCTCAATAAAAACAAGTTTGGGGAAGCTTCTAGCGGATGCATTACGCTATTATTATTTCGACAG TGACAGTTTGGTTGAGGAAGCTGCTGGAGGTGCATCTGCTGTTAAATCTTTTAAGGAGAGCGACAAAAAGGGATTTCATGAGTCTGAG ACTGAAGTATTGAAGCAGCTGTCATCCATGGGACGATTGGTGGTTTGTGCTGGAGATGGCGCAGTTCAGAGTTCTACTAATCT GGCGTTTCTGAGACATGGAATTTCAATATGGATTGATGTACCCTTAGACATGGTAGCCAGAGGGGTGTTTGAAAACCAGTCTCAACTTTCTGATTCGGAATTATTTGCTTCTGAAGCTTATTCAGAG GTCTTGACTCAGTTAACAACTTTATATGAGGAAACGAGAGGTGGATATGCCACAGCAGATGCAACTGTTTCACTACAAA AGGTTGCTTGCCAATTAGGTTATGATGATCTTGATGCTGTAACCACGGAAAACATGACTTTAGAG GTTCTCAAGGAGATTGAAAAACTGACAAGAGTTAAGAAGATGATGGAATCAGCAGCGAGACCCTTCTAG